Sequence from the Phycisphaerales bacterium genome:
CCGCGGCGATCCTGGCCCACAAACTGCTGCCGATCGCGATCGGGGGCGGGCACGACCTGACCTTCCCGTTCGTGCGGGCGGTGATCGAGCACGAGAAGAAGGGGACCGAGGGCAAGGTCCCGCCAATGGCCGGCGTGTACTTCGACGCGCACCTGGACGTGCGCGACACGGTGGGGTCCGGGATGCCGTTCCGCAGCCTGGTGGAGCAGTGCGGCGTGCGCGAGCTGCACGTCTTCGGGCTCAGCCCCTTCGCCAACACGCGCGAGCACGTGGAGTGGTTCAAGGCCCACGGCGGGCGCATCCACAGCCACAAGGCGCACCAGCAGCAGGGCGGGCCGATGCACATGCCGGCGCTGGGCAACTGCTTCGTGAGCTTCGACGTGGACGTGCTGGACTCTTCGTGCGCGCCGGGGGTGTCGGCGATGAACCCCTCGGGGTGGAGCGTGGCGCAGGCGGAGGCGTGGGTGTACGGGGCGGGGCGGAGCGAGCGGGTGCGGTG
This genomic interval carries:
- a CDS encoding formimidoylglutamase, giving the protein MLPIPHTQPAVWPQGMPTSRLAAHFHSVPAGCRVALIGLPDDEGVRLNNGRPGAAGGPRAVRQALAAYGVAEPDGFRWPGVFDAGDVTPGKDIHETHQRVTEATAAILAHKLLPIAIGGGHDLTFPFVRAVIEHEKKGTEGKVPPMAGVYFDAHLDVRDTVGSGMPFRSLVEQCGVRELHVFGLSPFANTREHVEWFKAHGGRIHSHKAHQQQGGPMHMPALGNCFVSFDVDVLDSSCAPGVSAMNPSGWSVAQAEAWVYGAGRSERVRCFDIMELNPAVDETGRTARVAAHLLLTFLRGFAERH